The Chitinophagales bacterium genomic sequence GGTAACCTTGACCCGGCTACTATACCTGCTGCAATAGCCAATAAACATGCGGAGTGGAACGCTTTCTGGGACCCATTTGCAGTTGACATCATGTTCAGGCTGTTTGAAAAGGTTCGCGTTTTCCCGCTGGACATTACGGACCAGGCAAAGATAACTCCCGAATTCAAAGCAAGGCTATTGGCGCAATCTGAATATCCCTATTCAAAATTTGTTTACCAGGCATACGACCTGGTGAAAGATCAACCTTTTTATGAAATGTGGAATACATGCGCAACAGTATTTCTATCCGGAAGAACAGATATATATGCAGAGCCTGAAACGACACCGCTTGATATAGTTTTATGGGGTTTTGAACAGGGATGGATCAGGCGAACTGATAAGCCAACCATGCACCCGCAACTTGTATACCAGAATTTCTCTAACAGCGATAACTTTTATGATTATGTGTTAGAGCAACTGAAACGATAAAAAAGGGGGACAGAATATTCTGTCCCCCTTTTTTATTATTGAAGCAAACTATCTTTTATTGTATCAGCATTTTTTGTGTGTTGCTGCCGTTTGCAGAATTGATACTCATAAAGTACATACCGCTGTTCAGAGATGATACATCCACTGTTGTATTTGCATTCATGCTTACCTGTGCAGCATATACTTTTTTACCTGTCACATCAGATATTACAACAGTAGCTACATTTTGTGTATAAGTGCCCCAGTTTATGTTCACTACATTGTGAGCCGGGTTAGGGTAAACCGACAGGTCCAGCGTTTTTCCTGATACGTTAGCAACAGACGTTGTAACCAAAGTAATGGTCTTGTTCGTGCTGGAGCGTTCGAAGATGATGCCGTTCATTGTTGTATGCGTAGCGTCTATTGTTATAGAAGCAGGAGTTGTAGCATCGCCCAGGTTTTCAGGGTATACTTTATAAGTGCCAAAAGGCAGATTATCAAAACTGTAATCGCCATTAGCATCTGTAGTAGTGAATTTTATGGGGTTGCTATTGGCATCCATCAACAGTACTGTCATATTAGGTATACCGCTTGATGTTCCTTTGTTAGCCCCCTGCGAAACATTACCACCAATAAAGCCCGGACCGTTTGTTACAGTACCGTAAGCCAGGTATATATGATTACCCATATTGATCGTACCTGTGTGTGTAATAACAGATGCGTTGCTCCACAATACAGGAGAACTCATGAATGTGGAACTGTGATATGTAGGCAGGTAACCTGTACCGCTGGTAGGGCCGTTAAGATGAGCTGCTTTTGTGCGATAGCTGCCGTTTGGCTTTGCTTTAAAATCGTACTGAGCCTGTCCCCAGCCAACTACAATCTGTGAGTCAACAGCAGAAAGGATATTTGTTTGCGAATTGAACACGATGAGCCATACCTTAAAAGTGTCATTCTGATTAGTTTTTGTAGAGTCGCCATAAACAATGCCGCCTATTGAACCTGTCTGTGCAGAAGCAGAAAAGCCTAACAAACAAACCATTGCTATTAGTAAAACGTTCTTCATAAAATTTAGATTTTTTGGTTAAAAAAATAATTATTGAGTACCCGAATACATGACGAAACACTATTACTTATTGTTAGACAAAACCCTAAAAAAATAAAAAAACCGCAAAGGTTGTGCCTTTGCGGTTCAGGATATTGCAGTATTCACAAATTATTATCTGACAATCAACTTCTGTGTAGTATTACCAAAATCTGTAGTTACATTCATGAAGTAGAAGCCTGTTTGCAGACCATCTATTTTTATCAAGGTATTCTGATTCATATTTACCTCTGTCCTGAATGCCCTTTTACCGCTTATATCTGTAATGGTAATATTCGCCTTTTCTTCGGAATATTTGCCCCATGCTATTGTCACTGCGTCTTGTGCCGGATTGGGAGACACCTTAAAGGTGAGGTTGCTTCTATTAACATCTGAAATGCCTGTCGTTAATGGCTTGATCGTCATTTTGCTTTCTGAGCGTTCAAAGTTTGCAGACTGTATAAAGGGATTGCCGGTATTAACATCCAAAACGTACGGAGTCGTAGCATAACCCATGTCTTCAGGGTAAACTTTATAAGTACCTAAAGGTAGACTATGGAACTTGTATTCACCGTTCGCATCGGTAACTGCATATGTGATTACTTTATCATTGGCATCCATCAGTAGTACGTTTACATACTGAATGCCATTAGAGGTCCCCTTGTTGGCGCCCTGTAAGACATTACCACCTATAAACCCGGGTCCACTTACCGGCACCCCCTTACGCATATAGATATCAGCCTGTACTGTACTCTGGGTGTGAACTACAACATAGGCATTACTCCACAACAGACTTGAGTCAGAGTAAGTGGGGATGCTGACAGTGCCGGTGGTAGGATTATTGGTAACAGCAGCTTTCAGGCGGTACTTACCGGCTGTTTTATTAGTGAACGCAAAGTATGTGCGCTCGTATATACTCGACATGCTCAAGGAGTCGACCGCATAAAGGTTATTTGTCGCTGAATCGAATTTTATCAACCAAATCTTATAATCTGCAGATAGAGGTGACAACAGAGTATCTCTCTGAACAAAACCGTATATACCATTGCTTGAGCCTACCTGAACATTTCGGGCTGTTGTATCTGCACATAGTACAGTATTTGTAGCTGTATCTACTACTGTTGTGATCAAGCCAACTGTATAGTTACCATTAATACTGTAGGTATGACTTATATTAGCGTTGCTCATAGAAGAACCGGTAGAACTTCCGTCACCAAAATTCCACTGGTAATACATGTGTTTGCCCCAACCCAGTGAAAGTTGTGAGTTGGCCATAAAACTTGCTGTGAGTGTACTGGTATTCACAGTTGAGGTCATCATATTGCCAAGCCCTTTACATCCATTCAGAGGATATACTGTTATGTTTCGGGTTGCGCTGCAATACCCATTGGAATAATACAATGTAACATAATACTGTCCATACTTTGTATATGTATGAGTGACCGAACTTCCTGTTCCGTAAGACCCATCTCCAAAACTCCAGTTGTATGTCACATTACTGCCACTGGGAGGAGCACTGACCGAAAAAGTAACATTCCCATTATTGGAAGTATCATTGACTGCACTTATGTACACACTACACGGATTGGTAGAATACATATTAACTGCGATCATTGTTGAATCTGCACATATTAAAGACTGGTTTGTAGAATCAACAACCGTGACCACTAATTTCACATTGTAGGTTCCTAAAGATTGGTAAGCATGGTTCACTGAGTTTGATGTTGAATAAACACCATAATTGGTGCTATTCCCGTCGCCCCAATAAATGCTGTGATGCATCTTTTGCACGCCCGACATCTGGGCATTTGTGATATCTAATTTGAGGACTTTGTTAGTGCCGCTGGAAATGTTCGTCCAGTTAACGGTATGACCGCAAGGGGTTTGAGCAAAAGCAGGCTGACATAATATCAAAGCCACCATAAATGCCAAAAGTTTTTTCATAGGTTAATTTTAAGAATGATAAATAGAATTCAGTATTACTAGAAGACATACAAAATGGGAAATTAGTTTGCTATAAGTAAAAAAACCCGTACTGCCAGCAGTACGGGTTGAGTAAGCCACAAAGACTCAGAGCTATTACTATTTAATTATCAGCTTCTGTGTATTACTACCAAAGCCGGTACTTACATTCATGAAATAGAAACCTGTCTGCAGGCCATCTACACTTATCACAGCATTCTGATTCATATTTGTTTGTGTGCTGAATACCCTTTTACCGCTTATATCTGAAATGGTAATATTCGCCATATCGTCAGTATAAACACCCCAACTGATCGTTACTACATCATGTGCAGGATTAGGATATACCTGCAACAACAGTTCTTTATTGTTCACATCAGCAATACCTGTAACCAATGGATTAATGGTCATTTTGCTATTGGAACGTTCAAAATTTACTGCCTGGTGGAAAGGCTTGGCACTTGTCACATTTACAACGTATGGTGTTGTAGCGTAGTTAAGATCTTCAGGATACACCTTGTAGCTTGCTACAGGCAGATTATGAAATTGATAATCGCCGTTGACATCGGTTACCGCGTAGGTAATAATATTGTCGTTAGCATCCATCAACAGGATATTGAGACCTTCAATACCATTTGCTGTTCCTTTATTAGCTCCCTGCAGTACGTTACCGCCGATGAATCCCGGTCCGCTTGTAACAGTACCTTTCTTCATATAAATATGCTTATACAGTGTGCTACCACCATTATGTGCAATCACATTCGCACTGCTCCACAAGAGGCTCGAATCATGATAAGTGGGTACATAACCTGTACCGGATGTCGGGCCATTCAGACGAGCCGCTTTGGTGCGATAGTTGCGTGCGCTCTTATTAGCGAATACATAATAACCAGAGCCTGCCACTACGGCAACATTCTGAGAATCAACTGCAGCCAGTATATTAGTATTTGAATCGAAAGTGATCAGCCATACTTTATAGCTATCCAACTGGCTGGTAGAATCTACCCATATATTACCGGATATGATATTAGGTACATTGATAACGATATTAACACTGTCCATTGTACTGTCAACACAATAAATATTCTGATACGTATACCCGGCAACCAGCTTAATGGTGTAAGCACCCGATGATGAATAAGTGTGTGAAGTATTATTTTTGTTCGTCCTCACTGTGCTTGAGCCATCACCCCAATAATAAGTATATACTGCTGTTATGCCTGAACCAATGTTAGGTGTACTGTTGTTAACCAGCGTAACACTGGCACCACTTGTCGTTTTAGTAAACGCCGCATTTACGCTGCTGCAGTTCAGGGTGGTTCCGAAGCCGGTAATAGAAACAGAGTCCTGCATAGAATCTACGCATGTAATATTATTGGCAGAATCATGTGCTGTGATCTTCAGCCATACAATATAGTTACCATTAGCGGTATAAGTATGCACCTGTGTTGCCTTGCTGGAAGTATAGGTAGTATTACCATCACCCCACTTTATCTCAAATTGGGTAGACAGGTTCATGCCTCCCGTAGGTGTACTGTTATTAGTAAGGCGGCCCTGTGTACCACCGGCCTGGGGAGTAACATACAAAGCTGCGTTTACGTTGTTACAATTCAACGGAGGAACGGTAACACTGATATTGGCTGTAGCTGTATCCAGGCAGCGTATATTATTTACAGAATCCAGCACATCTGAATACAACGTCACCGTATAGGTACCTGAGGCAGTGTATGAATGTTGCTGGTTAGCATTAGTGTTATATGCATAAGTAGTCACATTATCACCCCAATTAATGGTGTAGAATGTATAAATGGTGCTACTTGCGGTAGGTACGCTGCTATTGGTAAGCGTGGCAGTAGCTCCACTGGCACTCAGGCTAATTGCGGCATTTACATTGCTGCAGTTCAATTGTGCATATGTCGGTACGCTGAACACACATACTAACATAAATAGTAGGAATTTTCTCATTGTATTGATTTTTAGCATTTTCCAATATCGTTTTCTACTAACAAGACGCAACGTTGGTACAAAGTGTTAGTACTACATAAAAAAAGCCGTAGAAAAATTCTACGGCTTTGCAATATTAGTATATTTTATCATTTAACAGTAACAACTGAAGTTTTATTATCTGTCATTTTCACCTCTTGTTTAACAGGCGCTTTAGCAGATTCGTGGCTGTTGCCATTCATACTTGCCAGGGTTGGGGCGATAACCAGTGCTACGATAGACATCAGCTTGATCAGGATGTTCATAGAAGGGCCTGATGTATCCTTGAACGGATCACCCACGGTATCACCACTCACAGACGCTTTGTGCGCGTCAGAACCTTTGTAGTGCTTCTCTCCACTGATATCTGCACCTTTCTCAAAAGATTTCTTAGCGTTATCCCAGGCACCACCGGCATTATTCTGGAACATACCCATCAGCACACCACTAACGGTTGCACCTGCCAGCATACCTCCCAGCGCCTCAGGGCCTACCAGAAAACCTACCAACAATGGAGCCAGGATAGTGATAGCACCCGGTAATACCATCTTCTTGATAGAAGCACCGGTAGATATAGCCACGCATTTATCATACTCAGGCTTACCTGTTCCTTCCATAATACCCGGTATCTCGCGGAACTGGCGGCGAACCTCTTCCACCATACTCATAGCAGCCTCACCCACGGCACGTATAGCCAGTGAAGAGAAGATGAAAGGTATCATACCACCTACGAACAACATAGCCAGTACATCAGCCTTGTATATATCGATACCATCAATGCCGGCCACACCTACGTAAGCTGCAAACAAAGCCAATGCTGTAAGTGCAGCAGAAGCGATAGCAAAACCTTTACCGGTTGCAGCAGTTGTGTTACCTACAGCATCCAGCGCATCTGTTTTTTCACGAACTTCTTTAGGCAGTTCACTCATCTCTGCAATACCACCTGCATTATCCGCGATCGGGCCAAATGCATCGATAGCCAGTTGCATAGCCGTTGTTGCCATCATACCGGCAGCAGCGATAGCCACACCATACAGGCCTGCCATAGCGAAAGAGCCCCATATACCACCTGCTAATACCAGTATAGGCAGGAAAGTACTTTCCATACCAATAGCAAGACCACCAATTACGTTAGTAGCGTGTCCTGTAGCAGACTGGCGGATGATGCTGTTTACAGGGCGCTTACCGATAGCGGTGTAGTACTCAGTAATAATACTCATCAGCGCACCTACAGCCAGGCCTATCATGATAGCACCAAATACTTCTGTATTAGAGAATGTGCGACCACGCAGTTCCATGCTCTCAGGCAATATATACATCACCAGGAAATAACATGCAATAGCCGTTAATATCATAGACCCCCAGTTACCCATGTTCAACGCTTTTTGAACCGGGCCGGTACCAACGGCTGTATTTTCAGCAATACGCACAAAGAATGTACCTATTATAGAGAAAACGATACCTATACCTGCAATA encodes the following:
- a CDS encoding sodium-translocating pyrophosphatase, translating into MEMFYLVPAFGLLALLFTVVKSSWVSSQDAGTDRMKDIAKHIAEGAMAFLKAEYRVMIYFVVIAGLLLAFMGSSNPKSSPAIALAFVIGAVFSALAGFIGMRIATKANVRTANAARTSFSKALAVSFNGGAVMGMGVAGLAVLGLGSLFIILKMIFAPEASVSSEEMERTIEVLTGFSLGAESIALFARVGGGIYTKAADVGADLVGKVEAGIPEDDPRNPATIADNVGDNVGDVAGMGADLFGSYVATVLATMVLGRETTSVDNFNGFGPILLPMLIAGIGIVFSIIGTFFVRIAENTAVGTGPVQKALNMGNWGSMILTAIACYFLVMYILPESMELRGRTFSNTEVFGAIMIGLAVGALMSIITEYYTAIGKRPVNSIIRQSATGHATNVIGGLAIGMESTFLPILVLAGGIWGSFAMAGLYGVAIAAAGMMATTAMQLAIDAFGPIADNAGGIAEMSELPKEVREKTDALDAVGNTTAATGKGFAIASAALTALALFAAYVGVAGIDGIDIYKADVLAMLFVGGMIPFIFSSLAIRAVGEAAMSMVEEVRRQFREIPGIMEGTGKPEYDKCVAISTGASIKKMVLPGAITILAPLLVGFLVGPEALGGMLAGATVSGVLMGMFQNNAGGAWDNAKKSFEKGADISGEKHYKGSDAHKASVSGDTVGDPFKDTSGPSMNILIKLMSIVALVIAPTLASMNGNSHESAKAPVKQEVKMTDNKTSVVTVK
- a CDS encoding T9SS type A sorting domain-containing protein, with the translated sequence MRKFLLFMLVCVFSVPTYAQLNCSNVNAAISLSASGATATLTNSSVPTASSTIYTFYTINWGDNVTTYAYNTNANQQHSYTASGTYTVTLYSDVLDSVNNIRCLDTATANISVTVPPLNCNNVNAALYVTPQAGGTQGRLTNNSTPTGGMNLSTQFEIKWGDGNTTYTSSKATQVHTYTANGNYIVWLKITAHDSANNITCVDSMQDSVSITGFGTTLNCSSVNAAFTKTTSGASVTLVNNSTPNIGSGITAVYTYYWGDGSSTVRTNKNNTSHTYSSSGAYTIKLVAGYTYQNIYCVDSTMDSVNIVINVPNIISGNIWVDSTSQLDSYKVWLITFDSNTNILAAVDSQNVAVVAGSGYYVFANKSARNYRTKAARLNGPTSGTGYVPTYHDSSLLWSSANVIAHNGGSTLYKHIYMKKGTVTSGPGFIGGNVLQGANKGTANGIEGLNILLMDANDNIITYAVTDVNGDYQFHNLPVASYKVYPEDLNYATTPYVVNVTSAKPFHQAVNFERSNSKMTINPLVTGIADVNNKELLLQVYPNPAHDVVTISWGVYTDDMANITISDISGKRVFSTQTNMNQNAVISVDGLQTGFYFMNVSTGFGSNTQKLIIK
- a CDS encoding T9SS type A sorting domain-containing protein, which codes for MKNVLLIAMVCLLGFSASAQTGSIGGIVYGDSTKTNQNDTFKVWLIVFNSQTNILSAVDSQIVVGWGQAQYDFKAKPNGSYRTKAAHLNGPTSGTGYLPTYHSSTFMSSPVLWSNASVITHTGTINMGNHIYLAYGTVTNGPGFIGGNVSQGANKGTSSGIPNMTVLLMDANSNPIKFTTTDANGDYSFDNLPFGTYKVYPENLGDATTPASITIDATHTTMNGIIFERSSTNKTITLVTTSVANVSGKTLDLSVYPNPAHNVVNINWGTYTQNVATVVISDVTGKKVYAAQVSMNANTTVDVSSLNSGMYFMSINSANGSNTQKMLIQ
- a CDS encoding PKD domain-containing protein; this translates as MKKLLAFMVALILCQPAFAQTPCGHTVNWTNISSGTNKVLKLDITNAQMSGVQKMHHSIYWGDGNSTNYGVYSTSNSVNHAYQSLGTYNVKLVVTVVDSTNQSLICADSTMIAVNMYSTNPCSVYISAVNDTSNNGNVTFSVSAPPSGSNVTYNWSFGDGSYGTGSSVTHTYTKYGQYYVTLYYSNGYCSATRNITVYPLNGCKGLGNMMTSTVNTSTLTASFMANSQLSLGWGKHMYYQWNFGDGSSTGSSMSNANISHTYSINGNYTVGLITTVVDTATNTVLCADTTARNVQVGSSNGIYGFVQRDTLLSPLSADYKIWLIKFDSATNNLYAVDSLSMSSIYERTYFAFTNKTAGKYRLKAAVTNNPTTGTVSIPTYSDSSLLWSNAYVVVHTQSTVQADIYMRKGVPVSGPGFIGGNVLQGANKGTSNGIQYVNVLLMDANDKVITYAVTDANGEYKFHSLPLGTYKVYPEDMGYATTPYVLDVNTGNPFIQSANFERSESKMTIKPLTTGISDVNRSNLTFKVSPNPAQDAVTIAWGKYSEEKANITITDISGKRAFRTEVNMNQNTLIKIDGLQTGFYFMNVTTDFGNTTQKLIVR